The sequence ATTGGACGAACCTCCCAAAGCGTCCGGAAGAGGGGCTCTGGGTTGAGGCCGGGACTCTCTCTGCTAATCATGGGTGGTTTTCGAAAGGGGTGGGGCTGATTGATGCCTTTTTACTCGCTTTCATCCGAGCCTATGATTTTCAATTGTGGACTCTGGATAAGAAGCTCGCTGCCGTGGCCAATCCTGCCGAGTTGTTCCATCTCTCTCCCGATAACGAATGAGATTGTTAAAGCTCCATTTTAAAAAACTCAAACATGCCATTTGATGAATTTGGGGTTGGAGGAGAAAAGGCTAGTCTGGCGCTCATGTGTCTCCTTGGGACACCAACTGAGAGGTAGAAAGCATGGGTAGGGAGGGCATGGCCCGCCAATATCATTTGAGACGGTGGGCGGTGCCCACCCTACAAACTGATTGTGATGAGCCAACAGAGGGCTGTTTCTGGCTATTATTCTACCCACCTGAACTCGTCATTCCGGCAGGCTTTTAAGCCGGAATCTGGTTGAGGCAGCAGTCCCACCGTTCACGTAGTTCCTTCCCTTACAAAGAGGAAGAAAAAAGGAAAGAATGGCTGTGATGGGGGAAGTTACCGTTGGGTGTACCAGCGGAGGCCGCCGCCGGCAGTTTTGAAGGCTGGGGGTTGGCCTATGCCTAACCCGCCCGGTTTTTCCACCAGCAGGACTTTGAAATCCCACAGGCCGAACCAGGCTGGATCGAGCACATTGTGGTAATGCAGGCCGTTGATGTTGCGGTGCAGGTCTCCCAGAGCGGTTTTGAGTTCGCGTTCGGTATATGCGCGGACAGAGAACGGTTTCTTGAGTTCCTGGCAGAATCGCCGCAGGGTATAGGCCGCGCCGGT comes from Nitrospiraceae bacterium and encodes:
- a CDS encoding PIN domain-containing protein — its product is MIVVDTSVWVEFFKSRPSYFLPFRSLLDHQQVVAVECVFGELLQGAKSERERSIIVGYWTNLPKRPEEGLWVEAGTLSANHGWFSKGVGLIDAFLLAFIRAYDFQLWTLDKKLAAVANPAELFHLSPDNE